In one Candidatus Polarisedimenticolia bacterium genomic region, the following are encoded:
- a CDS encoding glycosyltransferase family 4 protein: protein MGLPTGVVSMGERTATRVRDESAEGAPAQRVLVIARDFPPCRFVGAQAVAQIARYLPPYGWHPVVLTVRERHIEQRDPDDRRTFPGTIVRTGVLPHPLWFYAKVKTRSRPAGGRTGEDQVSRPPGRIRRWVLSFLQTPDLYTGWIPPATIAGLRAIHRWRITHLFSSAPFWTNHLVGLVLKRLTGLPWTVHLRDPWTQVAPPKPVSALSSRLERWLERRVMTRADFVVCVTERHTRLLRQAFSHLPAEKFITIPNGYDEAEWSGPECRPLRSGPPDRRRFVITYTGSLYMGRSPRPLFRALRRLIDAGDLSRDELRVDLFGFCHMAGGPRISEMAAECGLAECVHVEPPLSRPEALRRMAASDLLLLLQESWSLQVPGKTYEYLRAGRPILALTSDGALADLLQRTGGAWVVEPVDEAGIAAAVREAYVAWKRGHPNPAADPALVAAFDRRLLTGQLAALFDADATAGSLGRARPRIARALTKVRL, encoded by the coding sequence GGGTGCTCGTCATCGCGCGTGATTTCCCGCCCTGCAGATTCGTCGGGGCACAGGCCGTCGCGCAGATCGCACGCTATCTCCCGCCGTACGGATGGCACCCCGTCGTTCTCACCGTCCGGGAACGGCACATCGAGCAACGCGATCCCGACGACCGGCGGACCTTCCCGGGGACGATCGTCCGAACCGGCGTCCTCCCGCACCCGCTCTGGTTCTACGCGAAGGTGAAGACGAGATCGAGACCTGCCGGCGGGAGAACAGGGGAAGACCAGGTCAGCCGCCCGCCGGGACGCATTCGGCGGTGGGTGCTGTCGTTCCTGCAGACCCCCGACCTCTACACCGGCTGGATCCCGCCGGCCACGATCGCCGGCCTCCGTGCCATCCATCGGTGGCGGATCACGCACCTGTTCTCCTCCGCTCCGTTCTGGACCAATCACCTCGTCGGCCTCGTCCTGAAGCGTCTCACCGGCCTGCCATGGACCGTCCACCTCCGTGACCCGTGGACACAGGTCGCGCCCCCCAAGCCGGTCAGCGCGCTGTCCTCGAGGCTGGAGAGGTGGCTGGAGCGGCGCGTGATGACCAGAGCCGATTTCGTCGTGTGCGTGACCGAGCGGCACACGAGGCTCTTGCGGCAGGCTTTCTCCCATCTCCCGGCCGAGAAGTTCATCACCATCCCGAACGGCTACGATGAGGCGGAATGGAGCGGTCCCGAGTGCCGGCCGCTCCGATCGGGACCGCCGGACCGCCGCAGGTTCGTCATCACCTATACGGGCAGCCTCTACATGGGCCGCAGTCCGCGTCCACTGTTCCGCGCCCTCCGTCGCTTGATCGACGCCGGCGACCTTTCCCGGGACGAGCTTCGGGTCGACCTGTTCGGGTTCTGCCACATGGCCGGCGGGCCTCGCATATCCGAGATGGCGGCAGAGTGTGGTCTCGCCGAGTGCGTCCACGTGGAACCCCCCTTGAGCAGGCCGGAGGCGCTCCGCCGAATGGCCGCCTCCGATCTCCTCCTGCTCCTGCAGGAGAGTTGGAGCCTTCAGGTTCCCGGGAAGACCTACGAATACCTCCGCGCCGGCCGCCCCATTCTCGCCTTGACCTCCGATGGCGCGCTCGCCGATCTGCTGCAGAGGACGGGAGGCGCATGGGTGGTCGAGCCCGTGGACGAGGCCGGGATCGCGGCCGCCGTTCGCGAGGCCTACGTGGCCTGGAAGAGGGGGCACCCCAATCCGGCCGCCGACCCGGCTCTGGTTGCCGCGTTCGACCGGCGGCTCTTGACCGGCCAGCTCGCCGCATTGTTCGACGCCGACGCGACCGCAGGGTCCCTCGGGCGGGCGCGGCCGCGCATTGCGCGAGCGCTGACGAAGGTTCGACTG